The following coding sequences are from one Prosthecobacter vanneervenii window:
- a CDS encoding SUMF1/EgtB/PvdO family nonheme iron enzyme codes for MILLFVDSNAALRGTRAAWLRDNLPGYTVVDFPSPAQAAAWVAKADSLAILVTEAIFPTQESGFTLRDKVRARFPQTRVLFTTRYDLTGFEEQIDDGLVLKDAPYTPEKLLSRVRDLLTLQEETNEPPPVMAPGTVLGNYQVLERLYIEKEAETYRALQITVQRPVALVLLKPEYLKQPEVVAKFKERERVKASLTHPRIAPLYEAGEANGWLFYTRELPRGRSLAEIELTDEMLSERRLTEVLFGVAEAMQFATERGYHHRSISSKDIYVDADHQASIVNFFRPPAATKRDPQADVKAFLELIRPVTAEGKARGLLQSLADAHHDWNGLLNALDDLRDDMRERSIVRKIEAETLPVDVHGTKPWWVWLAIFFILVVVAALGALMNGKNSAGGANASVLPVEMVHIPAGTFVYQKNEKVKLPEFWISKHEVTIGQYADFLKALKTAGKGGYDHPLQPKTKTSHEPAKWGQYYTAAKAGTTFNGESITLNTPVFQVDWWDAYAFAKWSGRRLPTEQEWEKAARGEHGYIFPWGNKPNAKAANLGDDYDASPKGKGGRTDGYNLWAPITRVTQDVSPYGVCDMAGNVSEWTASETQSGEWPAHPDYVDIKVPVVRGGHFGLKSNDQLLTDRRFPESANEATLARGFRIASSTDPAKSNP; via the coding sequence ATGATTCTTTTGTTTGTCGATTCCAATGCCGCACTGCGCGGCACACGAGCCGCGTGGCTGAGGGATAATCTCCCCGGCTATACGGTAGTGGATTTTCCCAGCCCAGCCCAGGCAGCCGCCTGGGTGGCCAAGGCTGACTCCCTGGCCATCCTGGTGACGGAGGCCATCTTTCCCACGCAGGAGAGCGGCTTTACGCTGAGGGACAAGGTGCGCGCGCGCTTCCCGCAGACGCGTGTGCTCTTCACCACCCGCTATGACCTGACCGGATTTGAGGAACAGATCGACGACGGCCTGGTGCTGAAGGACGCGCCCTACACGCCCGAGAAGCTGCTGAGCCGGGTGCGAGATCTGCTCACGCTGCAGGAGGAGACCAATGAACCGCCGCCGGTGATGGCCCCGGGCACCGTGCTGGGAAACTACCAGGTGCTGGAGCGACTGTACATCGAGAAGGAAGCGGAAACGTACCGCGCACTGCAGATCACGGTGCAGCGGCCGGTGGCGCTGGTGCTGCTGAAGCCGGAGTATCTGAAGCAGCCGGAGGTGGTGGCGAAGTTCAAGGAGCGCGAACGCGTGAAGGCATCGCTCACGCATCCGCGCATCGCGCCTCTTTATGAGGCGGGCGAGGCCAACGGCTGGCTCTTCTACACGCGCGAACTGCCGCGCGGCCGCAGCCTGGCGGAGATCGAGCTGACGGACGAGATGCTCAGCGAGCGCCGCCTGACTGAAGTGCTCTTTGGCGTGGCGGAGGCCATGCAGTTTGCCACGGAGCGCGGCTACCACCACCGCAGCATTTCATCGAAGGACATCTATGTGGATGCCGACCATCAGGCCAGCATCGTCAATTTCTTCCGACCTCCCGCAGCCACCAAGCGTGACCCGCAGGCTGATGTGAAGGCCTTTCTCGAGCTCATACGCCCCGTGACCGCCGAGGGCAAGGCGCGCGGCCTGCTGCAGTCCCTGGCGGACGCGCATCATGACTGGAACGGCCTGCTGAATGCGCTGGACGACCTGCGCGACGACATGCGAGAGCGCAGCATCGTGCGCAAGATCGAGGCGGAAACGCTGCCCGTGGACGTGCATGGCACCAAGCCGTGGTGGGTGTGGCTGGCGATCTTCTTCATCCTCGTGGTGGTGGCGGCGCTGGGCGCGCTGATGAACGGCAAGAACTCTGCCGGCGGCGCCAATGCCTCGGTGCTGCCCGTCGAGATGGTGCACATCCCTGCCGGGACCTTTGTCTATCAGAAGAACGAGAAGGTGAAACTTCCGGAATTCTGGATCAGCAAGCATGAGGTGACGATCGGCCAGTATGCGGACTTCCTGAAGGCGCTGAAAACCGCCGGCAAGGGAGGCTACGACCACCCGCTGCAGCCCAAGACCAAGACAAGCCATGAACCTGCCAAGTGGGGGCAGTACTACACGGCCGCCAAAGCAGGCACCACTTTCAATGGCGAAAGCATCACTCTGAACACGCCGGTCTTCCAGGTGGACTGGTGGGATGCGTACGCCTTTGCCAAATGGAGCGGCAGACGGCTGCCGACCGAGCAGGAATGGGAGAAGGCGGCGCGTGGTGAGCACGGCTACATCTTCCCCTGGGGCAACAAGCCCAATGCCAAGGCCGCCAATCTGGGGGATGACTATGACGCATCCCCGAAAGGCAAGGGCGGCAGGACCGACGGCTACAATCTCTGGGCCCCCATCACCCGCGTGACGCAGGATGTCAGCCCCTACGGCGTGTGCGACATGGCCGGCAACGTAAGCGAGTGGACCGCCAGCGAAACCCAGTCCGGCGAGTGGCCCGCGCACCCTGACTATGTGGACATCAAAGTGCCCGTCGTACGTGGCGGCCACTTTGGCCTCAAGAGCAACGACCAGCTCCTGACAGACAGACGCTTTCCAGAATCCGCAAACGAAGCTACTCTAGCACGCGGCTTCCGCATCGCCTCCAGCACCGATCCAGCCAAATCCAACCCATGA
- the mutS gene encoding DNA mismatch repair protein MutS produces MSDASTTPMMKQYLAIRRELPEDVLLFFRLGDFYELFFEDAKTASPLLNVALTKRNGVPMCGVPHHSSQGYIAKLIKAGKRVAIAEQTTDPVPGKIVERAVSQILSAGTINDLNLLDSNRANYLAAVFRDGKKLGLAYVDHTTGEFEVAEFKDTAELVDELERLQASELLYSEDQRELIDALGSPACAQSVEGYLFLLDQAQHSLTQHFKVQSLDGFGCQGLSAAISAAGCILQYLQFQLRRSVEHIQRMRHAQTSDVVLIDAASQSHLELVTARGGSSHTLLSALDRTCTPMGARKLRHWVLHPLRDLDTLTQRQDMIAALLDEAVIFSQIRTLLKEVRDLERTSSRLSQGSGNGRDLLMLASSLEVVPALRTALETFGSPGFNLLLERLHDLTAISQEIQRAIADEPPMQIKEGGVFREGWLPALDELRNASTLGRQWIADLQNREIERTGIKSLKIKYNAVFGYFIEITKANVGSVPPDYHRKQTTVNGERYITDELKRMEDKILGSEERSKALEYEEFLALRGRVLEHLAQIQETAETIAILDALGSLAETARLFNYTRPVLNETRNLFIREGRHPVLDQNLTSGERFVPNDITLEPEESRLILITGPNMAGKSTYLRMTALLTLMAQIGSYLPVHSAEVGLVDRIFTRIGASDDIARGQSTFMVEMNETALILNNATERSLVILDEIGRGTSTFDGLSIAWSVAEHLHDKVGARTLFATHYHEITALAQSRSAVKNYNVAVKEWNHQIIFLHKILPGSAEKSYGIQVARLAGLPENVIDRAKEVLQQLEAGHQPAESVKEVPVATSVPAKTRKKVVSDEDKGQMVLFG; encoded by the coding sequence ATGTCTGACGCCAGCACCACTCCCATGATGAAGCAGTACCTCGCCATCCGGCGCGAGCTGCCGGAGGATGTGCTGCTTTTCTTCCGCCTGGGGGACTTTTACGAGCTCTTCTTTGAAGACGCCAAGACCGCCTCCCCGCTGCTCAATGTGGCGCTGACGAAGCGCAACGGCGTGCCCATGTGCGGCGTGCCGCATCATTCCTCCCAGGGCTACATCGCCAAGCTCATCAAAGCGGGCAAGCGCGTGGCCATCGCCGAGCAGACCACCGACCCGGTGCCCGGAAAGATCGTGGAGCGCGCCGTCTCGCAGATCCTCAGCGCAGGCACCATCAACGACCTCAACCTGCTCGACTCCAATCGCGCGAACTACCTCGCGGCGGTGTTTCGAGATGGGAAAAAACTCGGTCTCGCCTATGTGGACCACACCACGGGCGAGTTTGAGGTGGCGGAGTTCAAGGACACGGCGGAGCTCGTGGATGAGCTGGAGCGCCTGCAGGCCAGCGAGCTGCTCTACAGCGAGGACCAGCGTGAACTCATCGACGCTCTCGGCAGCCCGGCCTGCGCGCAATCCGTGGAAGGTTATCTTTTCCTCTTGGATCAGGCACAGCACAGCCTCACGCAGCATTTCAAGGTGCAGTCTCTCGACGGCTTCGGCTGCCAGGGCCTCAGCGCCGCCATCAGCGCGGCGGGTTGCATCCTGCAGTATCTGCAGTTTCAGCTGCGCCGCAGCGTGGAGCACATCCAGCGCATGCGCCATGCGCAGACCAGCGATGTGGTGCTGATCGATGCCGCCAGCCAGAGCCATCTGGAGCTTGTCACGGCACGCGGTGGCAGCTCGCACACGCTCCTCAGCGCACTGGACCGCACCTGCACGCCCATGGGCGCACGCAAGCTCCGCCACTGGGTGCTGCATCCGCTGCGGGATCTCGATACCCTGACGCAGCGGCAGGACATGATCGCCGCGCTGCTGGATGAGGCCGTGATCTTCAGCCAGATCCGCACCCTGCTCAAAGAAGTGCGCGACCTCGAGCGCACCAGCTCCCGCCTCAGCCAGGGCAGCGGCAATGGGCGCGATCTCCTCATGCTGGCCTCTTCACTGGAAGTCGTGCCCGCCCTGCGCACGGCGCTGGAGACCTTTGGCAGCCCCGGCTTCAACCTCCTGCTGGAAAGACTGCACGATCTCACCGCCATCTCCCAGGAAATTCAACGCGCCATTGCGGATGAGCCGCCCATGCAGATCAAGGAAGGCGGCGTCTTCCGCGAGGGCTGGCTGCCTGCGCTGGATGAGCTGCGCAATGCCTCCACCCTCGGCCGCCAGTGGATCGCCGACCTGCAAAACCGCGAGATCGAACGCACCGGCATCAAGAGCCTCAAGATCAAATACAACGCTGTCTTCGGCTACTTCATCGAGATCACCAAGGCGAACGTGGGCAGCGTGCCGCCGGACTACCACCGCAAGCAGACGACGGTGAATGGCGAGCGCTACATCACCGACGAGCTCAAGCGCATGGAGGACAAGATCCTCGGCAGCGAGGAGCGCAGCAAGGCGCTGGAGTACGAGGAGTTCCTGGCGCTGCGCGGCCGTGTGCTGGAGCACCTGGCGCAGATTCAGGAAACCGCCGAGACCATCGCCATTCTGGATGCGCTGGGATCGCTGGCGGAAACCGCGCGCCTTTTCAACTACACCCGCCCCGTCCTCAACGAGACGCGCAACCTCTTCATCCGTGAGGGCCGCCACCCGGTGCTGGACCAGAACCTCACCAGCGGCGAGCGCTTCGTGCCGAATGACATCACGCTCGAGCCCGAGGAGAGCCGCCTCATCCTCATCACCGGGCCGAACATGGCCGGTAAGAGCACCTACCTGCGCATGACCGCGCTGCTCACGCTCATGGCGCAAATCGGCAGCTACCTGCCGGTGCACAGCGCCGAGGTGGGCTTGGTGGACCGCATCTTTACGCGCATCGGTGCCAGCGACGACATCGCGCGCGGGCAGAGCACCTTCATGGTGGAGATGAACGAGACCGCGCTCATCCTCAACAACGCCACCGAGCGCAGCCTCGTCATCCTCGACGAGATCGGACGCGGCACCTCCACCTTCGACGGCCTCAGCATCGCCTGGAGCGTGGCCGAGCACCTGCATGACAAGGTGGGCGCCCGCACCCTCTTCGCCACCCACTACCACGAGATCACCGCCCTGGCCCAAAGCCGCAGCGCCGTGAAGAACTACAACGTGGCCGTCAAGGAGTGGAACCACCAGATCATCTTCCTCCACAAGATCCTCCCCGGCTCCGCCGAAAAGAGCTACGGCATCCAGGTCGCCAGACTCGCGGGATTGCCCGAGAACGTCATCGACCGCGCCAAGGAGGTGCTACAACAACTCGAAGCCGGCCATCAGCCAGCGGAGAGCGTCAAAGAAGTCCCAGTCGCCACCAGCGTTCCCGCGAAGACGAGGAAGAAGGTGGTGAGTGATGAGGACAAGGGGCAGATGGTGTTGTTTGGGTAG
- a CDS encoding metallophosphoesterase family protein, which yields MTTRRRFLQGCSAAALPASLLPAAQAARPFSFILLGDLHYDSLSHHDLKWLDEHHAGDLSQIQNYSRLTTETMPGLFAAVKQRIAALKDSAAPPAFVLQVGDLVEGLCGSAELSVRQNREALAFVAQQQLGVPFVFTKGNHDVTGDGAVEAFDEVLRPFMEQETHKVDTAAARTQASHTMTCGEAQFAFFDAYDKTSLEWLEAVAARRTARHFFVIIHPPVVPYGARASWHLYAGEKLKAQREKLLELLGRQEAMVLGGHLHKYSALTRMAGGHSFTQLAVSSVVSALNQKPKDVLHGMDSYTGDQVNLEPKHAPDTAQARRDIYAAERKVVTAFDYADTAGYAVVTVNGAQVEAAVHAGTQAEAFQTLKISV from the coding sequence ATGACCACCCGCCGCCGATTTCTCCAAGGCTGCAGCGCTGCTGCCCTGCCTGCCTCCCTTTTGCCAGCCGCGCAGGCTGCGCGCCCGTTTTCCTTCATCCTCCTGGGGGATCTGCACTACGACAGCCTTTCTCATCATGACCTGAAATGGCTGGACGAGCATCACGCAGGCGATCTGAGCCAGATCCAAAACTACTCCCGCCTCACCACCGAGACGATGCCGGGCCTGTTTGCTGCGGTGAAGCAGCGCATCGCCGCGCTGAAGGACAGCGCCGCACCGCCTGCCTTTGTGCTGCAGGTGGGAGATCTGGTGGAGGGCCTGTGCGGCAGTGCGGAGCTCTCTGTGCGGCAAAACCGCGAGGCGCTGGCCTTTGTGGCGCAGCAGCAGCTCGGCGTGCCGTTTGTCTTCACCAAAGGAAACCACGATGTGACTGGCGACGGCGCGGTCGAGGCCTTCGATGAAGTGCTGCGCCCGTTCATGGAACAGGAGACGCACAAGGTGGACACCGCCGCCGCACGCACCCAGGCCAGCCACACGATGACCTGCGGCGAGGCGCAGTTCGCCTTCTTTGATGCGTATGACAAAACCAGCCTGGAATGGCTGGAGGCCGTGGCAGCCCGGCGCACGGCACGGCATTTCTTTGTGATCATCCATCCGCCCGTGGTGCCGTATGGCGCGCGTGCCTCATGGCATCTCTATGCCGGGGAAAAGCTCAAGGCGCAGCGCGAGAAACTGCTGGAGCTGCTGGGCCGCCAGGAGGCCATGGTGCTGGGTGGTCACTTGCACAAATACAGCGCGCTCACCCGCATGGCCGGTGGCCATAGCTTCACGCAGCTCGCCGTCAGCAGCGTGGTGTCCGCCTTGAACCAAAAGCCGAAGGATGTGCTGCATGGCATGGACTCCTACACCGGAGATCAGGTGAACCTGGAGCCCAAGCACGCACCCGATACCGCACAGGCACGCCGGGACATCTATGCCGCCGAGCGCAAGGTCGTGACTGCCTTTGATTACGCAGACACAGCGGGCTATGCCGTCGTCACCGTGAATGGCGCGCAGGTGGAGGCAGCCGTGCATGCAGGCACGCAGGCCGAGGCCTTTCAGACGCTGAAGATTTCTGTGTGA
- a CDS encoding MBL fold metallo-hydrolase, translating to MSLSFRILGTAGSDNALLVQVDSGQAVERLLFDCGDACLSDLPFAEIQAIDQLFFSHLHMDHVGGFDAFFRSTFNRQAKPNRIWGPPGTMRILQHRFQGFLWNLHEEMAATWRVSDVHPQEIHTARFELREAFATAHDEGAQPYVRKLWEGEGCVVEAITMDHRTPTLAYIVREKARRNVDTSRLSPLGLKPGPWLKQLKEASGSTDMVDIDGVMHSMNELRERLIVETPGDSIAYLTDFLLDEPAMERLTDALQGCRVMVCEGQYRHADIELARRNFHMTTVLAATLAERARVEELVLFHLSDRYPRADWLEMLKEARQVFPKTTYPPHWDLDLSVPQQA from the coding sequence ATGAGCCTTTCGTTTCGTATTCTGGGCACTGCTGGCAGCGACAACGCCCTGCTGGTGCAGGTGGACAGCGGTCAGGCGGTCGAACGCCTTTTGTTCGACTGTGGCGACGCGTGCCTTTCTGACCTGCCGTTTGCCGAGATCCAGGCCATTGACCAGCTCTTCTTTTCGCACCTGCACATGGATCATGTGGGGGGATTTGATGCGTTCTTTCGCAGCACCTTCAACCGGCAGGCGAAACCCAACCGGATCTGGGGGCCGCCGGGAACCATGCGCATCCTGCAACACCGCTTCCAAGGATTCCTGTGGAACCTGCATGAGGAGATGGCGGCGACCTGGCGGGTCTCTGACGTGCATCCGCAGGAGATTCACACGGCGCGATTTGAGCTGCGCGAGGCCTTTGCAACCGCCCATGATGAAGGGGCGCAGCCGTATGTGCGGAAGCTGTGGGAGGGAGAAGGGTGCGTGGTGGAGGCCATCACGATGGACCATCGGACCCCGACGCTGGCCTACATCGTCCGTGAGAAGGCACGGCGGAATGTGGACACCTCCCGGCTGTCGCCATTGGGCCTGAAGCCGGGACCTTGGCTGAAGCAGCTGAAGGAGGCATCGGGCAGCACCGACATGGTGGACATCGACGGCGTGATGCACTCAATGAATGAGCTGCGAGAGCGGTTGATCGTCGAGACGCCCGGGGACTCGATTGCCTATCTGACCGATTTCCTGCTGGATGAACCAGCGATGGAGCGCCTGACCGATGCTTTGCAAGGCTGCCGGGTGATGGTCTGCGAAGGGCAGTACCGCCACGCGGACATCGAGCTGGCCAGGAGAAACTTTCACATGACCACCGTGCTCGCAGCGACTCTGGCAGAGAGGGCGCGGGTCGAGGAACTGGTGCTCTTCCATTTGTCTGACCGCTACCCGCGTGCCGACTGGCTGGAGATGCTGAAGGAGGCCAGGCAGGTCTTTCCGAAGACCACCTACCCGCCGCACTGGGACTTGGATTTGAGTGTGCCGCAGCAGGCATGA
- a CDS encoding alpha/beta hydrolase fold domain-containing protein yields the protein MHLRLFLCLALGLATGVLHAADAQPAPKPAAKPNRNGPKWKALKPQTPAGYTLKTLEVAKHPEHTVELYVYVPDAQGTWPCILDIHGGGWKARQVEADKPMMERLAQRGFVTALVSYRLSTEAKYPAALHDCKAALRCLRAHAAELKIDPERIGCMGGSAGGHLSGLTAMTTGLAEFEGEGPFKEQSSAVKACIVMAATQNLVDSNYFQKNESAILFFGGNAMEKPEIYKQASPINHVRAGVPPTIYIEGEKDTLKIGRAEMMEKLKALGIETAVHTLKEAPHPFWMSDPWCAETVDIATAFFKKHLGEPVLK from the coding sequence GTGCATCTTCGTCTTTTCCTCTGCCTTGCCCTTGGTCTTGCGACCGGCGTCCTTCATGCGGCTGATGCGCAGCCTGCTCCCAAACCCGCAGCCAAGCCGAACCGCAACGGCCCCAAGTGGAAAGCCCTGAAACCGCAGACACCTGCGGGCTATACGCTGAAGACGCTGGAAGTGGCAAAGCACCCGGAGCACACCGTGGAGCTGTACGTGTATGTGCCGGACGCCCAGGGCACGTGGCCCTGCATCCTGGACATCCATGGCGGCGGCTGGAAGGCACGCCAGGTGGAGGCTGACAAGCCGATGATGGAGCGCCTGGCGCAGCGGGGCTTTGTCACCGCGCTGGTGAGCTACCGACTCTCCACCGAAGCGAAATACCCGGCCGCACTGCATGACTGCAAGGCCGCCCTGCGCTGCCTGCGCGCACACGCAGCGGAGCTGAAGATCGACCCCGAGCGCATCGGCTGCATGGGCGGCTCAGCCGGCGGGCATCTCTCCGGCCTGACAGCGATGACCACCGGGCTGGCGGAGTTTGAAGGCGAGGGGCCCTTCAAGGAACAATCCAGCGCGGTGAAGGCCTGCATCGTCATGGCGGCCACGCAGAACCTGGTGGACTCGAACTACTTTCAGAAGAACGAGAGCGCGATCCTCTTCTTTGGCGGCAATGCCATGGAGAAACCGGAAATCTACAAGCAGGCCTCCCCCATCAACCACGTGCGCGCCGGCGTGCCGCCGACGATCTACATCGAGGGTGAAAAAGACACGCTGAAAATCGGCCGTGCCGAGATGATGGAAAAGCTCAAGGCCCTGGGCATTGAGACTGCTGTGCACACCCTCAAGGAAGCGCCGCATCCCTTTTGGATGAGCGACCCCTGGTGCGCCGAGACGGTGGACATCGCCACGGCGTTTTTCAAGAAGCACCTGGGTGAGCCGGTGCTGAAGTAG
- a CDS encoding tetratricopeptide repeat protein, which yields MTPPSTILTSERDRSSMVAWGTLCVLATVQTVIALKLLSSDAAPKSAPVASPTPVISVPKTVPSVVPEVGQIALPPVASAPPLPGSLVAVPTAPVSSGPPPIGSFTRPGVVSQAPAAPATPAQLPPVSPVTAAPAPAVMPPPVVPKATPGMPKAPPAAVTSARPAAPTAVPMAATPAPAPATPMAATPAPVPTTPMAATPAPAPAAPTAAGVPPGFPATVPPIKSLSGQDPAALAAAKPSNKPDPNAGLLRDVNFVISSAKEIRGMSDMQGALELLRRADEVNPDHPAIIAEMAQTYEQMGITAKATDAWRRIQLLGATKAGSFFELASRRLGSGSASGAPESEKFLRLGACQVARDFSVSSGERYVLRVPIVRAGNRPINSQEMNLEVFFFDRVNNEKVAQTIAPEPVEAWQSAPVDWQGTGEEVLDVVYHLPALSAAEIQQHGRRTYYGYMLRLYYNNKLQDVASEPRDLLEYGSTPGAAPGGANPLLPLMGK from the coding sequence GTGACTCCTCCTTCCACCATCCTGACTTCCGAACGTGACCGCTCTTCCATGGTCGCGTGGGGAACGCTGTGCGTGCTGGCCACGGTGCAGACGGTCATCGCGCTGAAGCTTCTGAGCTCAGACGCGGCGCCCAAGAGCGCGCCTGTTGCGAGCCCGACGCCGGTGATTTCCGTGCCAAAGACGGTGCCCAGCGTGGTGCCGGAGGTGGGCCAGATAGCGCTGCCTCCTGTGGCGAGCGCCCCTCCCCTGCCCGGATCTCTGGTGGCGGTGCCGACGGCACCTGTCTCCAGCGGACCGCCTCCGATCGGCTCCTTTACACGGCCGGGCGTGGTATCGCAGGCACCTGCCGCCCCAGCCACTCCGGCTCAGCTTCCGCCCGTGTCTCCCGTGACTGCTGCTCCGGCACCTGCCGTGATGCCGCCCCCTGTCGTACCCAAGGCCACCCCCGGCATGCCCAAGGCACCGCCTGCTGCGGTGACCTCCGCACGCCCGGCTGCACCCACCGCTGTGCCGATGGCTGCAACGCCGGCTCCTGCCCCGGCGACCCCCATGGCTGCCACTCCGGCACCCGTACCAACGACCCCCATGGCAGCAACGCCAGCCCCTGCGCCCGCCGCCCCCACCGCAGCCGGTGTGCCTCCAGGCTTTCCGGCCACAGTCCCACCGATCAAGTCGCTTTCAGGGCAGGACCCTGCAGCTCTGGCCGCAGCCAAGCCGAGCAACAAACCTGACCCGAATGCCGGTCTGCTACGCGATGTGAATTTCGTGATCAGCTCGGCCAAGGAAATCCGTGGCATGAGCGACATGCAGGGCGCACTGGAGCTGCTGCGCCGTGCCGACGAGGTGAATCCTGACCACCCGGCGATCATTGCCGAGATGGCGCAGACCTACGAGCAGATGGGAATCACCGCGAAGGCCACGGATGCGTGGCGGCGCATCCAGCTGCTGGGGGCCACCAAGGCGGGCAGCTTCTTTGAGCTGGCCTCCCGCAGGCTGGGCTCAGGGTCTGCCAGCGGCGCGCCTGAGAGCGAGAAGTTTCTGCGCCTCGGCGCCTGCCAGGTGGCGCGGGATTTCAGCGTGAGCTCCGGCGAGCGCTACGTGCTGCGGGTGCCCATCGTGCGTGCTGGCAACCGCCCCATCAACAGCCAGGAGATGAACCTGGAGGTGTTTTTCTTTGACCGCGTGAACAACGAGAAAGTGGCGCAGACCATCGCGCCAGAGCCGGTCGAAGCCTGGCAGTCCGCCCCGGTGGACTGGCAGGGCACGGGCGAGGAGGTGCTGGATGTCGTTTACCATCTGCCAGCACTGTCCGCCGCCGAGATCCAGCAGCATGGACGCCGCACCTACTACGGGTACATGCTCCGGCTCTACTACAACAACAAGCTCCAGGATGTGGCCTCCGAGCCCCGCGATCTCCTGGAGTACGGATCCACCCCGGGCGCCGCGCCCGGCGGTGCCAATCCGCTGCTCCCGCTGATGGGAAAATGA
- a CDS encoding type II toxin-antitoxin system VapC family toxin, whose translation MSYIVSHYLDASVAIKIFCKEKGSETITDYIVGNTTAICYITEFALYEILSALKRKWNRGELDDNAYTFAIAKLEGFLSEGLIQIDAEFKPHDRHLIYELGQMVKKHKIDYSDVLQIYTILNGRRRHGAQDCKTVLVTADEGLAHAARNEGLRVWHFPKDCPPNLHEKESSAS comes from the coding sequence ATGAGCTACATAGTATCTCACTATTTGGATGCATCGGTTGCCATTAAAATCTTTTGCAAAGAGAAAGGAAGCGAGACCATCACGGATTACATAGTCGGCAACACTACGGCCATATGCTACATCACTGAGTTTGCTTTATACGAGATATTGAGTGCTCTAAAGCGAAAATGGAACCGAGGTGAATTGGACGACAATGCCTATACTTTTGCGATCGCTAAGCTGGAAGGTTTTTTGAGCGAAGGGCTCATCCAAATTGATGCGGAATTCAAGCCTCACGATAGACACCTGATTTACGAACTAGGTCAGATGGTGAAAAAACATAAAATCGACTATTCCGATGTCTTGCAGATCTATACAATTTTAAATGGGAGGCGCAGGCATGGTGCCCAAGACTGTAAAACAGTGCTGGTGACAGCGGATGAAGGTTTGGCACATGCGGCAAGAAATGAAGGTCTAAGGGTCTGGCATTTCCCAAAAGATTGCCCTCCCAACCTTCACGAAAAAGAATCTTCCGCTTCATGA
- a CDS encoding serine hydrolase domain-containing protein, whose translation MRPLLLPFLLSSITFADTPKLPGIGEAMQEMIAKGEVAGAVTVVAKKDGVVHLEANGMADIEKQKVMSVDSMGWIASMTKPITGTAIMMLQDEGKLNIADPVAKYLPEFAALKTPSGKPANLTITQILTHTSGLGEAGGAKAQEAHTLADLVPIWLATPMQFEPGQKWQYCQSGINAASRIVEVISGMTFDEFLQERLFDPLGMKNTTFYPTDAQWSTVATGYAKNKETGKLEAVQPRADFGKRGRPPQGNGGLYSCAKDYTRFCQMLLNGGTLEGKRILSPEAVKILSSAHTGDLPCGFFQKPEFGSHGKNYGWGIGTCVLKAPHEGLAAMLSPGTFGHGGAWGTQAWIDPKKEVIYVLIVQRANFPNSDASPVREAFQNAAAKALGK comes from the coding sequence ATGCGCCCCCTCCTCCTTCCTTTCCTCCTATCGTCTATCACCTTCGCAGACACACCCAAGCTTCCCGGTATTGGCGAGGCGATGCAGGAGATGATCGCCAAGGGTGAGGTGGCTGGGGCGGTGACGGTGGTGGCGAAGAAGGATGGGGTAGTGCATCTGGAAGCGAACGGCATGGCGGACATCGAGAAGCAGAAGGTCATGAGCGTGGACTCGATGGGCTGGATCGCCTCGATGACGAAGCCGATCACGGGCACGGCGATCATGATGCTGCAGGATGAGGGGAAGCTGAACATCGCGGACCCGGTGGCGAAGTATCTGCCGGAGTTTGCCGCGCTGAAGACGCCTTCGGGCAAGCCGGCGAATCTCACCATCACACAGATTCTGACGCATACCTCGGGCCTCGGAGAGGCGGGCGGTGCGAAGGCACAGGAAGCACACACGCTGGCCGATCTGGTGCCCATCTGGCTGGCGACGCCGATGCAGTTTGAGCCCGGTCAAAAATGGCAGTACTGCCAGTCCGGCATCAACGCCGCATCACGCATCGTGGAGGTGATCAGCGGGATGACGTTCGACGAGTTTTTGCAGGAGCGCCTGTTTGATCCGCTGGGCATGAAGAACACCACCTTTTACCCCACGGATGCGCAGTGGAGCACCGTTGCCACCGGCTACGCGAAGAACAAGGAAACCGGCAAGCTGGAAGCCGTGCAGCCACGCGCCGACTTCGGCAAACGCGGCCGCCCGCCGCAGGGCAATGGCGGCCTGTATTCCTGTGCGAAAGATTACACCCGCTTCTGCCAGATGCTGCTGAATGGCGGCACGCTGGAAGGCAAACGCATCCTGAGCCCCGAGGCGGTGAAGATTCTCTCGTCCGCGCACACGGGCGATCTGCCCTGCGGCTTCTTCCAGAAGCCCGAGTTTGGCAGCCACGGCAAAAACTACGGCTGGGGCATCGGCACCTGCGTGCTGAAGGCGCCGCATGAAGGCCTGGCCGCCATGCTCTCTCCCGGCACCTTCGGCCACGGCGGCGCCTGGGGCACGCAGGCCTGGATCGACCCAAAGAAGGAAGTCATCTACGTCCTGATCGTGCAACGCGCCAACTTCCCCAACAGCGATGCCAGCCCGGTGCGCGAAGCGTTTCAAAACGCGGCGGCGAAAGCGCTGGGGAAGTGA